DNA sequence from the Geothermobacter hydrogeniphilus genome:
ATGCAAGGCGCGCGAAGACTGAAACCGCAGGTGTAGCGGCAGCTACATCGAGGATTAAAGGCTGAGGGCAACGCCGCAGACGGGTGCGTATCGGCCGCCCTCGCAGCATGAGGTGTAGCGGCAGCTACTCCGCAGCGACTGAAGGCGCGAGCAACGTAGCAGATGTGCGGATATCGGCCGCCCTAGTAGTGAGTTTCTTCGTATTCGGGCACCAGCTCAAACCACTCCGGACTCCGCCGTGCCTGCTCCAGGGCCACCTCGGCCTGGGCGATGAGCCGTTGCCGATCCTTCGGGTAACTGCCCGCCAGGTTGAGGCTGTTGGAGACGTGGTTGGAGCGCAGGATGGTGCGTTGCGGGTTGAGGCGGCGGACAATGGCCAGCGCCTCTTCGAGAACCTGGCCGTTGCTAAGCTGGTTGATGCGCTCGAAATGGATGTCGTTGTGGCGGCGAAACATGGTCAGCAGGGAAAAATACTCCGGCGACAGGGCATTGATCCAGTCGGCGGTGGCGGCGGCATGTTCCGCCGAGCGCTCGGTCCCGGCCAGGCCGAGAATGGCGGTCACCGACAGCTTCATCCCGGCCTGCTGCGCCAGGCGGCAGAGTTCCAGCATCCGCGCGGCGGTGAATTTCTTGTTGATCAGCTCCAGGGTCGCGTCATCTCCACTTTCCAGCCCGAAATAGAGGATGCGCAGCTTCTTCGCGCGCAACTGCCGCAACTGGTCCACCGTCTTGGTGGTGAGGCTGTTGGGAGAGGCGTAGCAGGCGACCCGGGTCAGGGCGGGAAAATGTTCGGCCAGGGCGTCGAGAATCTGCAGCAGTCCGTCCTGCGGATAGACCAGGGCATCGCCGTCGGCGAGAAAGACCCGCTGGATCTGCGCCCGATGCGGCAGCGGGATGCTCCGCATCTCGGCCACCAGGTCTTCTACCGGACGGCAGTGAAAACGTTTCATCTTGTACATGCCGCAGAAGGTGCAGCCGTTCTGACTGCAGCCAATGGTGGCCTGCAGGATCAGCGAGCGGGCCTCCGACGGCGGTCTGAACACCGGTTCAACATAATCGAAATACCAGAGCATATTCTTTTCCCCTGCTGGTCATGCGTCTTTCCATCCTGACTCCTGGAGTCCAACAAAAGCCCCGTGTTAATCGGCCAGGCACCGGATCAACCGTTTCTCGGTAATAATCCAATCGACCGGGCAGTCATGGAGTTCAGGATACACATGTTCTTTAATCTGCAATTCAAAAGCCAGGCCGACCAGGGTTGCCTCCGGTTTCAGCCCCGGCAAAAAGCGGTCATAAAAACCACCGCCATATCCTAACCGATTCCCGGCAAGATCAAAAGCCACGCCGGGCACCGCGACGAAATCAATTTCCCGTGGCGAAACGGGACAAACCTTTTCTGCGGCCGGCTCGAGAATCCCGAAAGCCCCGGGATGCAGGTCCTGAGGATAGCGTTCAAT
Encoded proteins:
- a CDS encoding radical SAM protein, whose translation is MLWYFDYVEPVFRPPSEARSLILQATIGCSQNGCTFCGMYKMKRFHCRPVEDLVAEMRSIPLPHRAQIQRVFLADGDALVYPQDGLLQILDALAEHFPALTRVACYASPNSLTTKTVDQLRQLRAKKLRILYFGLESGDDATLELINKKFTAARMLELCRLAQQAGMKLSVTAILGLAGTERSAEHAAATADWINALSPEYFSLLTMFRRHNDIHFERINQLSNGQVLEEALAIVRRLNPQRTILRSNHVSNSLNLAGSYPKDRQRLIAQAEVALEQARRSPEWFELVPEYEETHY
- a CDS encoding 5-formyltetrahydrofolate cyclo-ligase, translated to MKKQLRKNVLRERMELNSHEVAARSRAVCERLLQMPEFCRAETVKFFISFRNEVATGDVIRQALDFGKRVVVPVTDVVGRKMVPSRIERYPQDLHPGAFGILEPAAEKVCPVSPREIDFVAVPGVAFDLAGNRLGYGGGFYDRFLPGLKPEATLVGLAFELQIKEHVYPELHDCPVDWIITEKRLIRCLAD